The DNA segment agcgcgagagagcgcgagagatcACGAGAGCACGAGAGATCACGAGAGCACGAGAGATCACGAGAGCGCGAGAGATCACGAGAGCGAGCGAGATCACGAGAGCGAGCGAGATcacgagagcgagcgagagagatcacgagagcgagcgagagagagagaacgcgcgtgCGCGAGAGATCACgtgagagagcgcgcgcgagtgatcacgagagagagagagagcgcgcg comes from the Chiloscyllium plagiosum isolate BGI_BamShark_2017 unplaced genomic scaffold, ASM401019v2 scaf_34491, whole genome shotgun sequence genome and includes:
- the LOC122545127 gene encoding RNA-binding protein 25-like, whose amino-acid sequence is ERERERERARERSRESARSRESARERERSREHERSREHERSRERERSRERARSRERARSRERAREITRASERERTRVRERSRERARASDHERERERARDHERERK